One part of the Capra hircus breed San Clemente chromosome 4, ASM170441v1, whole genome shotgun sequence genome encodes these proteins:
- the EVX1 gene encoding homeobox even-skipped homolog protein 1 isoform X1, whose protein sequence is MESRKDMVMFLDGGQLGTLVGKRVSNLSEAVGSPLPEPPEKMVPRGCLSPRAGPPAARERGGGGLEEEPVDGLAGSAAGPGAESRAAGAAVLGPGPPAASADSLSGQGQPSSSDTESDFYEEIEVSCTPDCATGNAEYQHSKGPGSEALASSPNGSSETPKSNGSGGSQGTLACSASDQMRRYRTAFTREQIARLEKEFYRENYVSRPRRCELAAALNLPETTIKVWFQNRRMKDKRQRLAMTWPHPADPAFYTYMMSHAAAAGGLPYPFPSHLPLPYYSPVGLGAASAASAAASPFSGPLRPLDTFRVLSQPYPRPELLCAFRHPPLYPGPAHGLGTAAGGPCSCLACHGGPANGLAPRAAAAAAAASDFTCASTSRSDSFLTFAPSVLSKASSVALDQREEVPLTR, encoded by the exons ATGGAGAGCCGAAAGGACATGGTTATGTTTCTGGATGGGGGTCAGCTTGGCACTCTGGTTGGCAAGAGGGTCTCCAATTTGTCCGAAGCCGTGGGCAGCCCGCTGCCCGAACCGCCCGAGAAGATGGTGCCCCGTGGTTGCCTGAGCCCCCGGGCCGGTCCTCCGGCCGCCCGGGAGCGCGGCGGGGGAGGCCTGGAGGAGGAGCCGGTCGACGGACTAGCAGGCAGCGCTGCGGGGCCGGGCGCCGAGTCGCGGGCAGCCGGGGCCGCGGTGCTCGGCCCCGGACCTCCGGCTGCCTCCGCCGACAGTCTCTCTGGCCAGGGGCAACCCAGCAGCTCAGACACCGAGTCGGATTTCTATGAAGAAATCGAGGTGAGCTGCACCCCGGACTGCGCCACGGGGAACGCCGAATACCAGCACAGCAAAG GGCCTGGCTCTGAGGCTCTGGCCAGCAGTCCCAATGGCAGCAGCGAGACCCCCAAAAGCAATGGCAGCGGTGGCTCCCAGGGCACCCTGGCCTGCAGTGCTAGTGACCAGATGCGACGGTACCGTACTGCCTTCACCCGGGAGCAGATTGCACGACTGGAGAAGGAATTCTACAGGGAGAACTATGTATCCAGGCCTCGGAGATGTGAGCTGGCGGCTGCCCTAAACCTGCCGGAAACCACAATCAAG GTGTGGTTCCAGAACAGGCGCATGAAGGACAAGCGGCAGCGGCTAGCCATGACGTGGCCGCACCCGGCCGACCCCGCCTTCTACACGTACATGATGAGCCACGCGGCGGCCGCGGGCGGCCTGCCCTACCCCTTCCCGTCGCACCTGCCCTTGCCCTACTACTCGCCGGTGGGTCTGGGCGCCGCGTCCGCCGCGTCCGCCGCCGCCTCGCCTTTCAGCGGCCCGCTGCGTCCGCTCGACACCTTCCGCGTGCTCTCGCAGCCCTACCCGCGGCCCGAACTGCTGTGCGCCTTCCGCCACCCGCCGCTCTACCCGGGCCCGGCGCACGGACTGGGCACCGCGGCCGGCGGCCCCTGCTCCTGCCTCGCCTGCCACGGCGGCCCGGCCAACGGGCTGgcgccccgcgccgccgccgccgccgccgccgcctcggaCTTCACCTGTGCCTCCACCTCCCGCTCGGACTCCTTCCTCACCTTCGCGCCGTCGGTGCTCAGCAAGGCCTCCTCGGTGGCGCTGGACCAGAGGGAGGAGGTGCCCCTTACCAGATAA
- the EVX1 gene encoding homeobox even-skipped homolog protein 1 isoform X2: MRRYRTAFTREQIARLEKEFYRENYVSRPRRCELAAALNLPETTIKVWFQNRRMKDKRQRLAMTWPHPADPAFYTYMMSHAAAAGGLPYPFPSHLPLPYYSPVGLGAASAASAAASPFSGPLRPLDTFRVLSQPYPRPELLCAFRHPPLYPGPAHGLGTAAGGPCSCLACHGGPANGLAPRAAAAAAAASDFTCASTSRSDSFLTFAPSVLSKASSVALDQREEVPLTR, translated from the exons ATGCGACGGTACCGTACTGCCTTCACCCGGGAGCAGATTGCACGACTGGAGAAGGAATTCTACAGGGAGAACTATGTATCCAGGCCTCGGAGATGTGAGCTGGCGGCTGCCCTAAACCTGCCGGAAACCACAATCAAG GTGTGGTTCCAGAACAGGCGCATGAAGGACAAGCGGCAGCGGCTAGCCATGACGTGGCCGCACCCGGCCGACCCCGCCTTCTACACGTACATGATGAGCCACGCGGCGGCCGCGGGCGGCCTGCCCTACCCCTTCCCGTCGCACCTGCCCTTGCCCTACTACTCGCCGGTGGGTCTGGGCGCCGCGTCCGCCGCGTCCGCCGCCGCCTCGCCTTTCAGCGGCCCGCTGCGTCCGCTCGACACCTTCCGCGTGCTCTCGCAGCCCTACCCGCGGCCCGAACTGCTGTGCGCCTTCCGCCACCCGCCGCTCTACCCGGGCCCGGCGCACGGACTGGGCACCGCGGCCGGCGGCCCCTGCTCCTGCCTCGCCTGCCACGGCGGCCCGGCCAACGGGCTGgcgccccgcgccgccgccgccgccgccgccgcctcggaCTTCACCTGTGCCTCCACCTCCCGCTCGGACTCCTTCCTCACCTTCGCGCCGTCGGTGCTCAGCAAGGCCTCCTCGGTGGCGCTGGACCAGAGGGAGGAGGTGCCCCTTACCAGATAA